The following proteins come from a genomic window of Alnus glutinosa chromosome 10, dhAlnGlut1.1, whole genome shotgun sequence:
- the LOC133880247 gene encoding L10-interacting MYB domain-containing protein-like: protein MGEEGNTWSPDHEDIFVRLLVQAVDRGGISHGSVGSKTWPEIYNVMLGLTDLEWTLDQLQSKYNKLRTDHKEFSELLTDKTGFGWDPISNTVVGMEAQWQSYLRVNKKACRFRKEGCRNYEQLGIVFNRSKVTDVLREEEVLTHHIRSGERKSKGKGKQCVTDVSMGVSNRSLRSSKSMVDAERYIMFKEITEMAKARTEQLIIKTNQLKASSGVKSAGISDHPMARCVDLLNELAPEFPDEVYCKAMKELMSEQLQWAFIRMTPHCRRLWLSTLLP, encoded by the exons ATGGGAGAGGAGGGGAACACATGGAGCCCAGATCATGAAGATATTTTCGTGCGGCTACTTGTCCAAGCAGTGGACCGTGGAGGCATTTCTCATGGCTCTGTAGGCAGCAAGACTTGGCCTGAAATTTACAACGTAATGCTAGGGCTGACAGACCTGGAGTGGACTTTGGACCAACTGCAATCCAAATACAATAAGCTAAGAACTGACCATAAAGAGTTCTCAGAACTCTTGACAGATAAAACTGGTTTTGGGTGGGATCCCATTTCCAATACTGTCGTTGGCATGGAAGCACAGTGGCAAAGTTACTTGAGG GTGAATAAAAAGGCATGTCGCTTTCGCAAGGAAGGTTGCCGCAACTACGAGCAATTAGGGATTGTTTTCAACCGTTCCAAAGTGACGGATGTTCTCCGGGAGGAAGAAGTGCTCACACACCATATACGAAGCGGTGAGCGGAAGAGTAAAGGTAAAGGTAAGCAATGTGTGACAGACGTATCAATGGGGGTCAGTAATAGATCTTTGAGGAGCTCTAAAAGTATGGTTGATGCGGAACGTTACATCATGTTCAAAGAGATTACAGAAATGGCGAAGGCGAGAACAGAGCAGCTAATTATCAAGACCAACCAGCTTAAGGCTTCGTCGGGTGTCAAAAGCGCCGGCATATCAGACCATCCAATGGCTCGCTGCGTTGATTTGCTCAACGAGCTGGCGCCGGAGTTTCCTGATGAGGTATATTGTAAGGCAATGAAGGAGTTGATGAGTGAGCAACTCCAGTGGGCTTTCATTAGGATGACTCCCCATTGTAGAAGGCTCTGGTTATCAACGTTGTTGCCCTAG